In the genome of Xanthomonas translucens pv. cerealis, one region contains:
- a CDS encoding FAD-binding oxidoreductase yields the protein MADAGQSWGRYPKATQALLPVTDRAANLPAFDGHALPRGNGRSYGDSCLDPDGSLLCTRSLDRFIAFDPATGLLRCEAGVTLAEIIDLALPQGWFLPVTPGTRYVTVAGAIANDVHGKNHHRTGSFGHHVRAFELLRSDGTRHVCSPDDDAEGWFAATVGGLGLTGLITWAQLQLRRVASAALETENIRFGSLDEFFALSAASADSHEYSVAWIDCLASGRARGRGHFTRADHCPGLPEERPKPPGAGLPMPLTPPFSLVNQLSLRPFNALYFWRQPAPRKRAVSHLLPFFYPLDGIRNWNRMYGPAGFLQYQCVLPPAASRDGIDALLAEIARSGSGSFLAVLKEFGAARSLGMLSFPRPGTTLALDFPNSGPDVFRLLERLDRIVDAAGGALYPAKDARMAATSFQRAYGRWQEFADYLDPRFSSGFWRRVTE from the coding sequence ATGGCGGACGCGGGGCAATCCTGGGGGCGCTATCCGAAGGCGACGCAAGCCTTGCTGCCTGTCACCGACCGCGCGGCGAACCTGCCGGCATTCGACGGCCATGCGCTGCCGCGCGGCAACGGCCGCAGCTATGGCGACAGCTGCCTGGACCCGGACGGCAGCTTGCTGTGCACGCGCAGCCTGGACCGGTTCATCGCATTCGATCCGGCGACCGGCCTGCTGCGCTGCGAAGCCGGGGTCACCCTGGCCGAGATCATCGACCTGGCCTTGCCGCAGGGCTGGTTCCTGCCGGTGACCCCGGGCACCCGCTACGTGACCGTGGCCGGCGCCATCGCCAACGACGTGCACGGCAAGAATCACCACCGCACCGGCAGCTTTGGCCACCATGTGCGCGCCTTCGAGCTGCTGCGCAGCGACGGCACGCGCCACGTGTGCAGCCCCGACGACGACGCCGAAGGCTGGTTCGCGGCCACCGTCGGCGGCCTCGGATTGACCGGCCTGATCACCTGGGCGCAGCTCCAGTTGCGCCGGGTCGCGAGCGCCGCGCTGGAAACGGAGAACATCCGTTTCGGCTCACTCGACGAGTTCTTCGCCTTGTCGGCCGCCTCCGCCGACAGCCACGAATACAGCGTCGCCTGGATCGACTGCCTGGCCAGCGGCCGCGCGCGCGGCCGCGGCCACTTCACCCGCGCCGACCATTGCCCCGGCCTGCCGGAAGAACGGCCCAAACCCCCGGGCGCAGGCCTGCCGATGCCGCTGACGCCCCCATTCTCGCTGGTCAACCAGCTGTCGCTGCGGCCGTTCAACGCGCTGTACTTCTGGCGCCAGCCTGCACCGCGAAAGCGCGCGGTCAGCCACTTGCTGCCGTTCTTCTATCCGCTGGACGGCATCCGCAACTGGAATCGGATGTACGGCCCGGCCGGTTTCCTGCAGTACCAGTGCGTACTGCCGCCGGCCGCCTCGCGCGACGGCATCGACGCGTTGCTGGCGGAGATCGCGCGCAGCGGCAGCGGCTCGTTCCTGGCGGTGCTGAAGGAATTCGGCGCCGCGCGCTCGCTGGGCATGCTGTCGTTTCCGCGCCCGGGCACCACCCTGGCGCTGGATTTCCCCAATAGCGGGCCGGACGTCTTCCGGCTGCTGGAGCGGCTGGACCGCATCGTCGACGCGGCCGGCGGCGCTCTGTACCCTGCCAAGGATGCGCGCATGGCCGCGACCTCGTTCCAGCGCGCCTACGGCCGCTGGCAGGAATTCGCCGATTATCTCGACCCACGTTTTTCTTCCGGCTTCTGGCGCCGGGTCACGGAGTAA
- a CDS encoding SDR family oxidoreductase, producing MQRVLIIGATSAIAEATARRYAARGAAIHLLGRQAARLEAIAADLSVRGAKSSVGVLDVNDGAQHGAVLDAAWSALGGVDVVLIAHGTLPDQAACDASVALSLREFATNGTSTIALCAALAPRLAAGATLAVISSVAGDRGRASNYLYGSAKAAVSAYLSGLGQRLRPAGINVLTIKPGFVDTPMTAAFKKGALWAKPDQIAQGIVRAVDRRRAVAYLPGFWWAIMFIITFIPEFVFRRIKL from the coding sequence ATGCAACGCGTCCTCATCATCGGTGCCACCTCGGCCATCGCCGAAGCCACTGCCCGGCGCTACGCCGCACGCGGCGCGGCGATCCATCTGCTCGGCCGCCAGGCCGCACGCCTGGAGGCGATCGCGGCAGACCTGTCCGTGCGCGGCGCCAAGAGCAGCGTCGGCGTGCTCGACGTCAACGACGGCGCGCAGCACGGCGCCGTGTTAGACGCGGCATGGTCGGCGCTCGGCGGCGTGGACGTGGTCCTGATCGCGCATGGCACCCTGCCGGACCAGGCCGCGTGCGACGCCTCGGTCGCGCTGTCGCTGCGCGAGTTCGCCACCAACGGCACCTCCACGATCGCGCTGTGCGCGGCGCTGGCGCCGCGCCTGGCGGCCGGTGCGACGCTGGCGGTGATCTCCTCGGTCGCCGGCGACCGCGGCCGCGCCAGCAACTACCTGTACGGCAGCGCCAAGGCCGCGGTCAGCGCCTATCTCAGCGGCCTCGGCCAGCGCCTGCGCCCGGCCGGGATCAACGTGCTCACGATCAAGCCCGGCTTCGTCGACACACCGATGACCGCCGCCTTCAAGAAGGGCGCACTGTGGGCCAAGCCAGACCAGATCGCCCAGGGCATCGTGCGCGCCGTCGATCGGCGGCGTGCCGTCGCCTACCTGCCGGGGTTCTGGTGGGCGATCATGTTCATCATCACGTTCATCCCCGAGTTCGTTTTCCGCAGGATCAAGCTCTGA
- a CDS encoding NAD-dependent epimerase/dehydratase family protein — protein MTDKHAKIVITGAAGLVGQNLIVELEEQGYTQLVAIDKHAHNLQILRELHPAVRVVHADLAEPGDWAREFEGAACVAQLHAQITGKTAALFTRNNLVATSHVLDACRAAKVPYLVHISSSVVNSLAKDDYTNTKRAQEQMVVASGLRHCVLRPTLMFGWFDPKHLGWLSRFMAKTPVFPIPGDGRFMRQPLYERDFCRCIAKCIEREPDREVYDIVGDTRVDYVDIIKTIKRVKKLRTLIVHIPIGFFAFLLRVYSLFSAKPPFTADQLKALSAGDDFKGIDTEAVFGVRQTPFEDAIRESYTDPRYSRIVLQR, from the coding sequence ATGACCGACAAACACGCCAAGATCGTCATCACCGGAGCCGCCGGGCTGGTCGGACAGAACCTGATCGTCGAACTCGAGGAGCAGGGTTACACCCAGCTGGTGGCGATCGACAAGCACGCGCACAACCTGCAGATCCTGCGCGAGCTGCACCCGGCGGTGCGCGTGGTGCACGCGGATCTGGCCGAACCCGGCGACTGGGCGCGCGAGTTCGAAGGCGCCGCCTGCGTCGCCCAACTGCACGCGCAGATCACCGGCAAGACCGCCGCGTTGTTCACCCGCAACAATCTGGTGGCCACCTCGCACGTGCTCGACGCCTGCCGCGCGGCCAAGGTGCCGTACTTGGTCCACATCAGTTCCTCGGTGGTGAACTCGCTGGCCAAGGACGACTACACCAACACCAAACGCGCGCAGGAACAGATGGTAGTGGCCAGCGGCCTGCGCCACTGCGTGCTGCGCCCGACCCTGATGTTCGGCTGGTTCGATCCCAAGCACCTGGGCTGGCTGTCGCGCTTCATGGCCAAGACCCCCGTGTTCCCGATTCCCGGCGACGGCAGGTTCATGCGCCAACCGCTGTACGAACGCGACTTCTGCCGCTGCATCGCCAAATGCATCGAACGCGAGCCCGACCGCGAGGTCTACGACATCGTCGGCGACACACGCGTGGATTACGTGGACATCATCAAGACCATCAAGCGGGTCAAGAAGCTGCGTACGCTCATCGTGCATATCCCAATCGGGTTCTTTGCCTTCCTGCTGCGCGTGTATTCGCTGTTCAGCGCAAAGCCGCCGTTCACCGCCGACCAGCTCAAAGCGCTCAGCGCCGGCGACGACTTCAAGGGTATCGATACCGAAGCGGTATTCGGCGTACGCCAGACGCCGTTCGAGGACGCGATCCGTGAGAGTTACACCGATCCGCGGTATAGCCGTATCGTGCTGCAGCGCTGA
- a CDS encoding NAD(P)/FAD-dependent oxidoreductase codes for MTSKKHYAIVGAGPMGLMAAVRLLDAGHSVDIYERDDRIGGMSATFDFDGLPIERYYHFICKTDDPLFALLSRYGLSDKLHWTDTKMGYFYNGKLYKWGTPFALLGFPHLGPISKLRYALHVMYTKGIKDWTALDKVNATTWIRKWIGDKAYDVMWRDAFRLKFFEYRDNLSASWIGTRIKRIALSRRSLMHESLGYLDGGSMTLLDKMAADITARGGRIVLSQGIDEVVSENGSVSGVRAGGQFVAYDGVVSTAPIQYVPAMVPGLPPDFSAQIRAIENIPVACVILKLKQPVSENFWMNISDPSIAIPGVIEYSNLNPTTPPGQKILYAPFYMPKTHPKWSMRNEALIEEVLGYLPKLNPSFQRDWVLATHCHRYEFAQTICPPGFQDRLPAMRTPLNGFFMADTAYYYPEDRSISESLQAADRLAEAVLQA; via the coding sequence ATGACCTCAAAGAAGCACTACGCGATCGTCGGCGCCGGCCCCATGGGCCTGATGGCGGCCGTTCGGCTCCTCGACGCCGGCCACAGCGTGGACATCTACGAACGCGACGACCGCATCGGCGGCATGTCCGCCACCTTCGATTTCGATGGCCTTCCGATCGAGCGCTACTATCACTTCATCTGCAAGACCGACGATCCGCTGTTCGCTTTGCTGAGCCGTTACGGCCTGTCCGACAAGCTGCATTGGACAGACACCAAGATGGGCTATTTCTACAATGGCAAGCTCTACAAGTGGGGCACGCCGTTCGCATTGCTGGGCTTCCCGCATCTTGGGCCGATCAGCAAATTGCGCTACGCGCTGCACGTCATGTACACCAAGGGTATCAAGGACTGGACGGCGCTGGACAAGGTCAATGCGACCACGTGGATCCGCAAGTGGATCGGCGACAAGGCGTACGACGTGATGTGGAGGGACGCATTCCGGCTGAAGTTCTTCGAGTACCGGGACAATCTTTCCGCGAGCTGGATCGGCACGCGCATCAAGCGCATCGCGTTGTCGCGGCGCAGCCTCATGCACGAAAGCCTGGGCTACCTGGATGGCGGCTCGATGACCCTGCTCGACAAGATGGCCGCAGACATCACCGCCCGCGGCGGTCGCATTGTGTTGTCGCAGGGCATCGACGAAGTCGTCAGCGAAAACGGCAGCGTCAGCGGCGTACGCGCCGGCGGCCAGTTCGTTGCCTACGATGGCGTGGTCTCCACGGCCCCCATCCAATACGTACCGGCGATGGTACCGGGCCTGCCACCCGATTTCAGCGCCCAGATCCGCGCCATCGAAAATATTCCGGTCGCCTGCGTCATCCTCAAACTGAAGCAGCCGGTCAGCGAAAACTTCTGGATGAACATCAGCGACCCGAGCATCGCGATCCCGGGCGTGATCGAGTACAGCAACCTCAACCCCACCACACCACCAGGGCAGAAGATCTTGTACGCCCCGTTCTACATGCCCAAGACCCACCCGAAATGGAGCATGCGCAACGAAGCGCTGATCGAAGAAGTGCTTGGCTATCTGCCGAAGCTGAATCCGTCCTTCCAGCGCGACTGGGTGCTGGCAACCCACTGCCACCGCTATGAATTCGCGCAGACCATCTGCCCGCCAGGCTTCCAGGATCGCCTGCCGGCGATGCGGACCCCGCTGAACGGGTTTTTCATGGCCGACACCGCCTATTACTACCCTGAGGACCGTTCGATCTCCGAGAGCCTGCAAGCGGCGGACCGCCTGGCAGAAGCCGTGCTTCAGGCATGA
- a CDS encoding GtrA family protein, with the protein MTSRKFIKFLLAGGTAAAANFGSRILLGQVMPYTWSIVVAYLIGMLTAFLLNRMFVFEAASTGLRHQAIWFTLINIAAVLQTLACSLILARWIFPAMGMRFHPETLAHAIGVAVPVFTSYFGHKALTFKERPA; encoded by the coding sequence ATGACATCGCGCAAGTTCATCAAGTTCCTGCTGGCGGGAGGGACCGCTGCCGCTGCCAATTTCGGCTCGCGCATCCTGCTCGGCCAGGTCATGCCGTACACATGGTCGATCGTGGTGGCCTATCTCATCGGCATGCTCACCGCGTTCTTGCTCAACCGCATGTTCGTGTTCGAAGCGGCCAGCACCGGCCTGAGGCACCAGGCCATCTGGTTCACCCTGATCAATATCGCCGCCGTGCTGCAGACGCTCGCTTGCAGCCTGATCCTCGCACGCTGGATTTTTCCGGCGATGGGCATGCGCTTCCATCCTGAAACGCTGGCGCACGCGATCGGCGTGGCGGTGCCTGTGTTCACCAGCTACTTCGGCCACAAGGCACTCACCTTCAAAGAGCGGCCAGCATGA